One window of Pseudomonas urmiensis genomic DNA carries:
- a CDS encoding GAF domain-containing protein yields MIDLNASGAGLNGYDLLAAQVQALFADERDFIANAAQFSAFLYSQLDDLNWAGLYINRNEELVLGPFQGQVACVRIPFSKGVCGAAAATQQTQRVDDVHAFPGHIACDSASNSELVIPLVKEGRLIGVLDLDSPKLARFSEADQQGLEKLAAIFLELTDC; encoded by the coding sequence ATGATCGACCTCAATGCCAGTGGCGCAGGCCTAAACGGCTATGACTTGCTGGCTGCGCAAGTGCAGGCACTGTTCGCCGACGAGCGCGACTTCATCGCCAACGCCGCGCAGTTCTCGGCTTTTCTCTATAGCCAGTTGGATGACCTGAACTGGGCGGGCTTGTATATCAATCGCAACGAGGAGCTGGTGCTTGGCCCGTTCCAGGGGCAAGTGGCCTGCGTGCGCATTCCGTTCAGCAAGGGTGTGTGCGGGGCAGCGGCGGCGACCCAGCAGACTCAGCGGGTGGACGATGTGCATGCCTTCCCTGGGCATATCGCCTGTGACAGTGCGTCCAACAGCGAATTGGTGATTCCCTTGGTGAAAGAGGGCAGGCTGATTGGGGTGCTCGATCTGGATAGCCCGAAGCTTGCGCGGTTCAGTGAGGCCGATCAGCAAGGGTTGGAAAAGTTGGCGGCGATCTTTCTTGAGCTGACCGACTGCTGA
- a CDS encoding ATP-binding protein — MDPRLNAFLERAESVLARLEPLLPAPRPQIDWNTTLAARWQRDGRSGYLMPLHVSLDIRLSDLIGVDKQRDQLGRNTHQFINGLPANHALLWGSRGTGKSSLVRALLAEHADAGLRLIEIERDHLADLPRVVEQLQKLEQRFILFCDDLSFEAGEGDYRVLKSVLDGSLEQAPDNVLLYATSNRRHLVPEKQSDNENWKMVDGELHPNEAVEDKIALSDRFGLWLSFYPFSQEHFLNVVEHWIGQLASAAGLDWQRDEALEILAVRWATGRGNRNGRCAYQFARYWVGLQLLEQK; from the coding sequence ATGGACCCCCGCTTGAACGCCTTCCTCGAACGTGCCGAATCTGTCCTCGCCCGTCTCGAGCCGCTGCTGCCGGCGCCGCGCCCGCAGATCGACTGGAATACTACCCTGGCCGCGCGCTGGCAGCGCGATGGCCGCAGCGGCTACCTGATGCCGCTGCACGTCAGCCTGGATATCCGCCTGAGCGACCTGATCGGCGTCGACAAGCAACGCGATCAGCTAGGCCGCAACACCCATCAGTTCATCAACGGCCTGCCGGCCAACCACGCGTTGCTGTGGGGCTCGCGTGGCACAGGCAAGTCATCGCTGGTGCGCGCCTTGCTGGCCGAGCATGCCGATGCCGGGCTGCGCCTGATCGAGATCGAACGCGATCACCTGGCCGACTTGCCGCGGGTGGTCGAGCAGCTGCAAAAGCTTGAGCAGCGCTTCATCCTGTTCTGCGACGACCTCTCGTTCGAAGCCGGGGAGGGCGACTACCGGGTACTCAAGAGCGTGCTCGATGGCTCGCTGGAGCAGGCGCCGGACAATGTCTTGCTGTACGCCACCTCCAACCGTCGCCACCTGGTGCCGGAGAAGCAGAGCGACAACGAAAACTGGAAGATGGTCGACGGCGAGCTGCATCCCAATGAAGCAGTAGAAGACAAGATCGCGTTGTCCGACCGCTTCGGCCTGTGGCTGTCGTTCTACCCCTTCAGCCAAGAACACTTCCTCAACGTGGTCGAACACTGGATCGGTCAGTTGGCCAGCGCCGCCGGGCTTGACTGGCAGCGTGACGAGGCGCTGGAAATACTCGCCGTGCGCTGGGCAACCGGGCGCGGTAACCGAAATGGCCGTTGTGCCTATCAGTTCGCCCGCTACTGGGTCGGGCTGCAATTGCTGGAGCAGAAATAA
- a CDS encoding glutathione peroxidase has product MADSLLDIPCVTLTGEHKLLGDFQGKAVLVVNTASQCGFTPQYKGLEQLWQDYRERGLVIVGFPCNQFGKQEPGDAREIATFCETRFGVSFPLMRKIEVNGPGAHPLFVELKKRAPGLLGTQKVKWNFTKFLLDPVSGKVTRFAPATKPEALKAAIEPLLNR; this is encoded by the coding sequence ATGGCTGACTCGTTGCTGGATATTCCCTGCGTTACCCTCACCGGCGAGCACAAGCTGCTGGGCGATTTCCAGGGCAAGGCTGTACTGGTGGTGAACACCGCCAGCCAATGCGGCTTCACCCCGCAGTACAAAGGCCTGGAGCAGCTGTGGCAGGACTACCGCGAGCGTGGCCTGGTGATCGTCGGGTTCCCCTGCAATCAGTTCGGCAAGCAAGAACCTGGCGATGCCCGCGAGATCGCCACGTTCTGCGAAACGCGCTTTGGCGTGAGCTTCCCGTTGATGCGCAAGATCGAGGTCAACGGCCCCGGCGCCCACCCGCTGTTCGTCGAGCTGAAAAAACGCGCCCCCGGCCTGCTGGGCACGCAGAAGGTCAAGTGGAATTTCACCAAGTTCCTGCTCGACCCGGTCAGCGGCAAGGTCACCCGCTTTGCTCCAGCGACCAAACCTGAAGCGCTCAAGGCCGCCATCGAGCCGCTGCTCAACCGCTGA
- the msrB gene encoding peptide-methionine (R)-S-oxide reductase MsrB: MQKIDKTLEEWREMLDPAQYQVCRLKGTERPFSGKYNSEKRAGVYHCICCDLALFDAQAKFDSGCGWPSFYEPIAQSAMIEIRDTSHGMIRTEVTCAQCDAHLGHVFPDGPPPTGLRYCINSVCLDFKPRD; encoded by the coding sequence ATGCAAAAGATCGACAAAACCCTAGAAGAGTGGCGCGAGATGCTCGACCCTGCGCAGTATCAGGTCTGTCGTCTGAAGGGCACCGAGCGGCCCTTCAGTGGCAAGTACAACAGCGAGAAGCGCGCTGGTGTCTACCATTGCATCTGCTGCGACCTGGCACTGTTCGATGCGCAGGCCAAGTTCGATTCCGGCTGTGGCTGGCCAAGCTTCTATGAGCCGATCGCGCAGAGCGCGATGATCGAGATTCGCGACACCTCCCACGGCATGATCCGCACCGAGGTCACCTGCGCCCAGTGCGATGCCCACTTGGGGCATGTCTTCCCTGATGGCCCGCCACCGACCGGCCTGCGCTACTGCATCAACTCGGTGTGCCTGGATTTCAAACCGCGTGACTGA
- a CDS encoding pyridoxal phosphate-dependent aminotransferase, protein MQFSKSNKLANVCYDIRGPVLKHAKRLEEEGHRILKLNIGNPAPFGFEAPDEILQDVIRNLPTAQGYSDSKGLFSARKAVMQYCQQKEIEGVTIEDIYLGNGVSELIVMSMQALLNNGDEVLIPAPDYPLWTAAVSLAGGKPVHYLCDEQADWFPDLEDIKAKITPNTKALVIINPNNPTGAVYSKELLLGMLELARQHNLVVFSDEIYDKILYDEAVHISTASLAPDLLCLTFNGLSKSYRVAGFRSGWLIISGPKHHAQSYIEGIDMLANMRLCANVPAQHAIQTALGGYQSINDLVLPPGRLLEQRNRTYELLNAIPGVSCVKPMGALYAFPRIDPKVCPILNDEKFALDLLLSEKLLIVQGTAFNWPWPDHFRVVTLPRVDDLEQAIGRIGNFLRTYQQ, encoded by the coding sequence ATGCAGTTCAGTAAATCGAACAAGCTCGCCAATGTCTGCTACGACATTCGCGGCCCAGTGCTCAAGCACGCCAAACGCCTGGAAGAGGAAGGCCACCGCATCCTCAAGCTGAACATCGGCAACCCGGCGCCGTTTGGCTTCGAGGCGCCGGACGAGATCCTCCAGGACGTAATCCGCAACCTGCCGACCGCCCAGGGCTACAGCGACTCCAAAGGCCTGTTCAGCGCGCGCAAGGCCGTCATGCAGTACTGCCAGCAAAAAGAAATCGAAGGCGTGACCATCGAGGACATCTACCTCGGCAACGGCGTCTCCGAGCTGATCGTGATGTCGATGCAGGCCCTGCTCAACAATGGCGACGAGGTGCTGATCCCAGCGCCTGACTACCCTCTGTGGACCGCTGCGGTGAGCCTGGCGGGCGGCAAGCCGGTGCACTACCTGTGCGACGAGCAGGCCGACTGGTTCCCTGACCTTGAAGACATCAAGGCCAAGATCACCCCCAATACCAAGGCGCTGGTGATCATCAACCCGAACAACCCCACGGGCGCGGTGTACTCCAAGGAGCTGCTGCTGGGCATGCTCGAACTGGCTCGCCAGCATAACTTGGTGGTGTTCTCCGACGAGATCTACGACAAGATCCTCTACGACGAAGCCGTGCACATCAGCACCGCCTCGCTGGCGCCTGACCTGCTCTGCCTGACCTTCAACGGCTTGTCCAAGTCGTACCGGGTGGCGGGCTTCCGCTCCGGCTGGCTGATCATCTCCGGGCCCAAGCACCACGCCCAGAGCTACATCGAAGGCATCGACATGCTGGCCAACATGCGCCTGTGCGCCAACGTGCCGGCCCAGCACGCGATCCAGACCGCCCTGGGCGGCTACCAGAGCATCAATGACCTGGTGCTGCCGCCTGGCCGCCTGCTGGAGCAGCGTAACCGCACTTATGAACTGCTCAATGCCATCCCCGGGGTGAGCTGCGTCAAGCCGATGGGCGCGCTGTATGCCTTCCCACGGATCGACCCGAAGGTGTGCCCAATCCTCAATGACGAAAAGTTCGCGCTGGATTTGCTGCTCTCGGAGAAGCTGCTGATCGTTCAAGGCACCGCCTTCAACTGGCCGTGGCCGGATCACTTCCGCGTGGTGACCTTGCCCCGGGTCGATGACCTGGAGCAGGCGATTGGGCGGATTGGCAACTTCTTGCGTACCTATCAGCAGTAA
- the htpX gene encoding protease HtpX — translation MMRILLFVATNLAVVLVASITLSLFGFNGFMAANGVDLDLSQLLVFCAVFGFAGSLISLFISKWMAKMSTGTQIITQPRTRHEQWLLQTVEELSREAGIKMPEVGIFPAYEANAFATGWNRNDALVAVSQGLLERFSPDEVRAVLAHEIGHVANGDMVTLALVQGVVNTFVMFFARIIGNFVDKVIFKNEEGQGIAYYVATIVAELILGILASMIVMWFSRRREYRADEAGAQLAGTAAMIGALQRLRVEQGMPVHMPDTLKAFGINGGLKQGLAGLLMSHPPLEERIEALRRRG, via the coding sequence ATGATGCGCATCTTGTTGTTTGTAGCCACCAACCTTGCGGTGGTGCTGGTTGCAAGCATTACCCTGAGCCTGTTTGGCTTCAATGGGTTCATGGCGGCCAACGGGGTTGATCTCGACCTCAGCCAGCTGCTGGTGTTCTGCGCCGTGTTCGGCTTCGCCGGCTCGCTGATCTCGCTGTTCATCTCCAAATGGATGGCGAAGATGAGCACCGGCACGCAAATCATCACCCAGCCGCGCACCCGCCACGAGCAGTGGCTGCTGCAAACGGTCGAGGAGCTGTCGCGCGAAGCCGGCATCAAGATGCCCGAAGTGGGTATCTTCCCGGCTTACGAGGCCAACGCCTTCGCCACCGGCTGGAACCGTAACGACGCGCTGGTGGCAGTGTCCCAAGGCCTGCTGGAGCGCTTCTCGCCCGATGAAGTGCGCGCGGTACTGGCTCACGAAATCGGCCACGTGGCCAACGGCGACATGGTCACCCTGGCGCTGGTGCAAGGCGTGGTGAACACCTTCGTGATGTTCTTCGCCCGCATCATCGGCAACTTCGTCGACAAGGTGATCTTCAAGAACGAAGAAGGCCAAGGCATCGCCTATTACGTGGCGACCATCGTCGCCGAGCTGATTCTGGGCATCCTGGCCAGCATGATCGTCATGTGGTTCTCGCGTCGCCGCGAGTACCGTGCCGACGAAGCCGGCGCCCAGCTGGCCGGCACCGCCGCAATGATCGGCGCGCTGCAGCGCCTGCGCGTAGAGCAAGGCATGCCGGTGCACATGCCCGACACCCTCAAGGCGTTTGGCATCAACGGCGGCCTCAAGCAAGGCCTGGCGGGCCTGCTGATGAGCCACCCGCCGCTGGAAGAGCGTATCGAGGCGCTGCGTCGCCGCGGCTGA
- a CDS encoding thiopurine S-methyltransferase: MQPAFWHKKWADNQIGFHQAQVNPYLQAYWPLAELAPGSRVLVPLCGKSLDMIWLAAQGYRVLGVELSRRAVEDFFAEHGLQAQVSQQGAFEVWRSAEVELWCGDFFALQPGDVVDCAGLYDRAALIALPQEMRHRYMALLSELLPAGCRGVLVTLDYEQARVDGPPFSVADSEVRAGLRGWQVEQVQQEQVIGQSPKFQQAGVTSLFERVYRLHH; the protein is encoded by the coding sequence ATGCAGCCGGCGTTCTGGCACAAAAAGTGGGCAGACAACCAGATTGGCTTTCACCAGGCTCAGGTCAACCCCTATCTGCAAGCGTACTGGCCGCTCGCTGAGCTAGCGCCGGGCAGTCGGGTGCTGGTGCCGTTGTGTGGCAAGAGCCTGGATATGATCTGGCTTGCCGCCCAAGGCTATCGGGTGTTGGGCGTGGAATTGTCGAGGCGGGCGGTAGAGGACTTCTTCGCTGAGCATGGCTTGCAGGCGCAGGTGTCGCAACAGGGCGCCTTCGAAGTCTGGCGCAGTGCTGAGGTGGAACTATGGTGTGGCGATTTCTTTGCCTTGCAGCCTGGCGATGTTGTCGATTGCGCAGGCCTTTATGACCGTGCTGCGCTGATCGCCTTGCCCCAGGAGATGCGCCATCGCTACATGGCGCTGCTGTCTGAACTGCTACCAGCAGGCTGCCGAGGCGTGCTGGTGACACTCGACTACGAGCAGGCCCGTGTGGACGGGCCGCCGTTTTCGGTGGCAGATAGTGAGGTGCGCGCTGGCCTGCGCGGATGGCAGGTCGAGCAGGTGCAGCAAGAGCAGGTTATCGGGCAGAGCCCGAAGTTTCAGCAGGCTGGGGTGACGAGCCTGTTCGAGCGGGTTTATCGGCTACACCACTGA
- a CDS encoding DODA-type extradiol aromatic ring-opening family dioxygenase translates to MLPSLFISHGSPMLALQPGASGPALAALANALPRPKAIVVVSAHWESRELLVMSNPQPHTWHDFHGFPPALYAVQYPAPGDPELARKISAQLTAAGLPALLDEQRPFDHGAWVPLSLMYRNAGIPVVQVSLPSQAGPRLQLEVGQALESLRHEGILLIGSGSITHNLGELDWHAGPDAIEPWALAFRDWVVDRLKEDDRPALLDYRQQAPHALRNHPSDEHLLPLFFALGAGDKFGVVHQGFTLGALGMDIYRFD, encoded by the coding sequence ATGCTGCCCAGCCTGTTCATTTCCCATGGATCGCCCATGCTCGCCCTGCAACCTGGCGCCAGCGGACCGGCCTTGGCAGCACTGGCCAACGCCTTGCCCCGACCGAAAGCGATCGTGGTGGTCTCGGCGCACTGGGAGAGCCGTGAGCTGCTGGTCATGAGTAATCCGCAGCCGCACACCTGGCATGACTTCCACGGCTTCCCTCCGGCGCTGTACGCGGTGCAATACCCGGCGCCAGGTGACCCCGAGCTGGCCCGCAAGATAAGCGCGCAATTGACCGCTGCGGGCCTGCCGGCGCTTTTGGATGAGCAGCGACCGTTCGATCATGGTGCCTGGGTGCCGTTGTCGCTGATGTACCGCAATGCGGGCATCCCGGTAGTGCAGGTTTCTCTGCCCAGCCAGGCCGGGCCTCGCTTGCAACTGGAGGTGGGCCAGGCGCTGGAGTCGCTGCGCCATGAAGGTATTCTGCTGATCGGCTCGGGCAGCATCACGCACAACCTGGGCGAGTTGGACTGGCATGCCGGGCCAGATGCGATCGAGCCTTGGGCACTGGCGTTTCGTGATTGGGTGGTCGACAGGCTCAAGGAAGATGACCGCCCTGCCCTGCTCGACTACCGCCAGCAGGCGCCGCATGCGCTACGCAATCATCCCAGTGATGAGCATTTGCTGCCGCTGTTCTTTGCCTTGGGCGCGGGTGACAAGTTTGGTGTGGTGCACCAGGGGTTCACCCTCGGTGCGCTGGGAATGGATATCTATCGGTTTGACTAA
- a CDS encoding spermidine synthase: MSNEREERLLARVEDAFGVVSVYEVEDYRFLEFGDAIEQSCVFTADPSWLEYDYTRAMLLGALCHPQPESALFLGLGAGTLTQACLKFLPLEDVEAIELRPDVPRLAMEYLGLDDDPRLYVRVGDALELLASAEKADLIFVDLYTDHGPGVGHLAWGFLENCQKQLNPGGWLVINQWAGDDGKPLGAALLRGLYHRHYWELPVKEGNVILFVPAELEQQLDIEQLRGRAEALAPQLGYSLEYLVKEVRPAT, translated from the coding sequence ATGTCCAACGAGCGGGAAGAGCGGCTGCTGGCGCGGGTCGAGGATGCCTTTGGCGTTGTCAGCGTCTACGAAGTCGAGGACTACCGTTTTCTTGAGTTCGGCGATGCTATCGAGCAGAGCTGCGTGTTCACTGCCGACCCCAGCTGGCTGGAGTACGACTACACCCGCGCGATGCTGCTGGGCGCGTTGTGCCATCCACAGCCGGAGAGTGCGCTGTTTCTTGGGCTGGGTGCCGGCACCCTGACCCAGGCCTGCCTGAAGTTTCTGCCGTTGGAAGATGTCGAGGCCATCGAACTGCGCCCGGATGTGCCGCGTCTGGCCATGGAGTACCTGGGCCTGGATGACGATCCGCGCCTGTACGTGCGGGTGGGCGATGCGCTCGAGCTGCTGGCGAGTGCGGAAAAGGCCGACCTGATCTTCGTTGACCTGTACACCGACCATGGTCCGGGTGTCGGGCACCTGGCCTGGGGTTTTCTGGAAAACTGCCAGAAGCAGCTCAACCCCGGCGGTTGGCTGGTGATCAACCAATGGGCCGGCGATGACGGCAAGCCGCTGGGCGCGGCGCTGTTGCGCGGGTTGTATCACCGCCATTACTGGGAGCTGCCGGTCAAGGAGGGCAACGTGATCCTGTTCGTGCCGGCCGAGCTTGAGCAGCAGTTGGATATCGAACAACTGCGCGGGCGGGCCGAGGCGCTGGCGCCGCAGCTGGGATACAGCCTTGAGTACCTGGTCAAAGAGGTGCGGCCAGCGACCTGA
- a CDS encoding class II 3-deoxy-7-phosphoheptulonate synthase: MKQPWSPESWRALPIQQQPTYPDAAHLLKVEQTLASYPPLVFAGEARELRRQFAEVTQGRAFLLQGGDCAESFAEFSAAKIRDTFKVLLQMAIVMTFAAGCPVVKVGRMAGQFAKPRSAGDETIGQVTLPAYRGDIVNGIGFDEPSRIPDPERLLQAYHQATASLNLLRAFAQGGFADLHQVHKWNLDFIANSALAEKYHQLADRIDETLAFMRACGLDSAPQLRETSFFTAHEALLLNYEEAFVRRDSLTGDFYDCSAHMLWIGDRTRQLDGAHVEFLRGVHNPIGVKVGPSMKPEELIRLIDTLNPDNDPGRLNLIVRMGAGKVGDHLPGLIRSVEREGRKVLWSSDPMHGNTIKASSGYKTRDFAQILDEVKQFFQVHQAEGSYAGGIHIEMTGQNVTECIGGARPITEDGLSDRYHTHCDPRLNADQSLELAFLIAETLKQVRR; the protein is encoded by the coding sequence ATGAAGCAACCCTGGAGCCCTGAAAGCTGGCGCGCCCTGCCGATCCAGCAGCAACCGACCTACCCAGACGCTGCGCACCTGCTCAAGGTCGAGCAGACCCTGGCCAGCTACCCACCCTTGGTTTTCGCCGGCGAGGCGCGGGAGTTGCGCCGACAGTTTGCCGAGGTCACCCAGGGCCGCGCATTCCTGCTCCAGGGCGGTGATTGCGCCGAGAGCTTCGCCGAGTTCTCCGCGGCGAAAATCCGCGACACCTTCAAGGTGTTGCTGCAGATGGCCATCGTCATGACTTTCGCCGCCGGTTGCCCGGTGGTGAAAGTCGGACGCATGGCCGGTCAGTTCGCCAAGCCTCGCTCGGCGGGCGACGAAACCATCGGCCAAGTGACCCTGCCGGCCTATCGCGGCGATATCGTCAACGGTATCGGTTTCGACGAGCCCAGCCGCATCCCCGACCCTGAGCGCCTGCTGCAGGCCTACCACCAGGCCACCGCCAGCCTCAACTTGCTGCGCGCCTTCGCCCAGGGTGGTTTCGCCGACTTGCACCAGGTACACAAGTGGAACCTGGATTTCATCGCCAACTCCGCCCTGGCCGAGAAGTATCACCAGCTGGCCGACCGTATCGACGAGACCCTGGCGTTCATGCGCGCCTGTGGCCTGGACAGCGCGCCGCAACTGCGTGAAACCAGCTTCTTCACCGCCCACGAAGCGCTGCTGCTCAATTACGAAGAAGCTTTCGTGCGCCGCGACAGCCTGACCGGCGATTTCTACGATTGCTCGGCGCACATGCTGTGGATCGGCGACCGCACGCGCCAGCTCGACGGCGCCCATGTGGAGTTTCTGCGTGGGGTGCATAACCCGATTGGCGTCAAGGTCGGGCCAAGCATGAAGCCTGAGGAGTTGATCCGCCTGATCGATACGCTCAACCCGGACAACGACCCAGGGCGCCTGAACCTGATCGTGCGGATGGGCGCAGGCAAGGTTGGCGATCACCTGCCAGGGCTGATTCGCAGCGTCGAGCGCGAGGGACGCAAGGTGCTGTGGAGCTCCGACCCGATGCATGGCAATACCATCAAGGCAAGCAGCGGCTACAAGACCCGCGACTTCGCCCAGATCCTCGATGAGGTCAAGCAGTTCTTCCAGGTGCATCAGGCCGAAGGCTCTTATGCGGGCGGGATTCACATCGAGATGACCGGGCAGAACGTCACCGAGTGCATTGGTGGGGCGCGGCCGATTACCGAGGATGGGCTGTCGGATCGCTACCACACCCATTGCGATCCGCGGCTCAATGCTGATCAGTCGCTGGAGCTGGCGTTCTTGATTGCCGAGACGCTGAAGCAGGTGCGCCGCTGA
- a CDS encoding DUF1127 domain-containing protein, with protein MKGHVSVTQQPVFSVGHLLHEVGHRLARWHQLYRQRQELAGLSDATLADLGLSRADIQREAERPFWDDPLRK; from the coding sequence ATGAAAGGTCATGTCAGCGTTACCCAGCAACCTGTCTTTTCTGTCGGCCACCTGCTGCATGAGGTGGGGCACCGGTTGGCGCGGTGGCATCAGCTGTATCGTCAGCGCCAGGAGCTGGCCGGGCTAAGTGATGCGACGCTTGCCGATCTGGGGTTGAGCCGGGCGGATATCCAGCGCGAGGCCGAGCGGCCGTTCTGGGATGATCCGCTGCGTAAGTAA
- a CDS encoding LysR substrate-binding domain-containing protein, which yields MSQYQSLDSDVLRTFVAIAEQGGFTRAGEVVNRTQSAVSMQMKRLEEDILQRQLFERDGRQVRLTAEGQVLLGYARRILKLHGEVFNTLRMPHMVGVVRIGTPDDYAMRFLPSILSSFAQAYPLIQVEVHCDSSKQLMLRQDLDLTIVTREPGNEIGQLLRQERLVWAAAQGFCPQEQRPMPLALFNTDCFCRAWTCNALESQGIDYRIAYTSPSLAAIFAIVTAGLAVTAQLQSLVGGNIRILGEADGLPQLPLANVMLLRNAQTQSPITDCMADYITEGFAV from the coding sequence ATGTCCCAGTACCAGAGCCTCGATTCGGACGTCCTACGCACCTTCGTCGCCATCGCCGAACAAGGCGGCTTCACCCGCGCTGGCGAGGTGGTCAACCGCACCCAGTCGGCGGTCAGCATGCAGATGAAGCGCCTGGAGGAAGACATCCTCCAGCGCCAGCTGTTCGAGCGCGACGGCCGCCAGGTGCGCCTGACCGCCGAAGGCCAGGTGCTGCTTGGCTATGCCCGGCGCATCCTCAAGTTGCATGGCGAAGTATTCAACACCTTGCGCATGCCGCACATGGTCGGGGTGGTGCGCATCGGCACGCCTGACGACTACGCCATGCGCTTTCTGCCGAGCATCCTTTCAAGCTTCGCCCAGGCCTATCCGCTGATTCAGGTGGAGGTGCATTGCGACTCGTCGAAACAGCTGATGCTGCGCCAGGACCTGGACCTGACCATCGTCACCCGCGAGCCGGGTAATGAGATAGGCCAGCTGCTGCGCCAGGAGCGCTTGGTCTGGGCCGCGGCACAGGGCTTTTGTCCGCAGGAGCAGCGGCCGATGCCGTTGGCGCTGTTCAACACCGATTGTTTCTGCCGGGCTTGGACCTGCAATGCGCTGGAGAGCCAGGGCATCGATTATCGCATCGCCTATACCAGCCCCAGCCTTGCGGCGATTTTTGCCATTGTCACGGCCGGCCTGGCGGTGACGGCGCAGTTGCAGAGCCTGGTCGGCGGCAACATCCGCATTCTCGGTGAAGCCGACGGCCTGCCCCAGCTGCCGCTGGCCAATGTGATGTTGCTGCGCAATGCGCAGACTCAGTCGCCGATCACTGATTGCATGGCTGACTACATCACCGAAGGGTTTGCGGTGTAG
- a CDS encoding sulfite exporter TauE/SafE family protein: MIEWLMYIVLGAALGTVGGLFGIGGGLIAIPALGVLFGLDQQLAQGTALVMVVPNVLLALWRYHQRNRIELRHALPLSLCSLLFAWLGSIWAVGIDAHSMRLGFVGFLVALAVWNVARMFMRVSPPSSELRYAWPWLGVLGSFAGTMGGLFGVGGAVVATPILTSVFGTTQVVAQGLSLALAAPSTMVTLLTYGLHQSVVWQVGVPLAVGGLLSISWGVKLAHALPEKVLRTMFCVFLVVCAVMLVYEL, translated from the coding sequence ATGATCGAGTGGTTGATGTATATCGTGTTGGGCGCCGCACTAGGCACCGTGGGTGGTTTGTTCGGGATTGGCGGCGGCTTGATCGCCATTCCGGCCCTCGGCGTGTTATTTGGCCTGGATCAGCAACTGGCCCAAGGCACCGCGCTGGTGATGGTGGTGCCGAACGTGTTGCTGGCGCTGTGGCGCTACCACCAGCGCAACCGCATCGAACTGCGCCATGCGCTGCCGTTATCGTTGTGCAGCTTGCTGTTTGCCTGGTTGGGCTCGATCTGGGCGGTGGGGATCGATGCTCACTCGATGCGCCTGGGTTTTGTCGGCTTCCTGGTGGCGTTGGCGGTGTGGAACGTTGCCCGGATGTTCATGCGCGTTAGCCCGCCGAGCAGCGAGTTGCGCTATGCCTGGCCCTGGCTTGGGGTGCTGGGCAGCTTTGCCGGAACCATGGGCGGGCTGTTCGGCGTAGGTGGGGCCGTGGTGGCGACGCCGATTCTGACCAGTGTGTTCGGTACTACCCAGGTGGTTGCGCAAGGGCTGTCGCTGGCACTGGCGGCGCCCAGCACCATGGTGACGCTGCTGACCTATGGGCTGCACCAGAGTGTGGTCTGGCAGGTGGGCGTTCCGTTGGCGGTCGGCGGGTTGCTGAGCATCAGCTGGGGGGTGAAGTTGGCGCATGCCCTGCCGGAAAAAGTCCTGCGCACGATGTTCTGCGTGTTCTTGGTGGTGTGCGCGGTGATGCTGGTCTACGAGCTCTGA